From a single Thalassophryne amazonica chromosome 7, fThaAma1.1, whole genome shotgun sequence genomic region:
- the wnt4b gene encoding wingless-type MMTV integration site family, member 4b, with amino-acid sequence MPTVSTVNFTAPLLLLLLWATQPTMATNWLSLARLPRSRPVSGAAPCARLRGLTPGQVGVCRARGEVMESVRKATEMVIEECQHQFRNRRWNCSTTPRGINIFGRVMNQGTREAAFVHALSSAAVAVAVTRACSRGELERCGCDRKVKGVSPEGFQWSGCSDNLSYGVSFSQTFVDEPERAKGLSAGRPLMNLHNNEAGRKAILHNMQVECKCHGVSGSCELRTCWKVMPPFRRVGNVLKERFDGATEVRMTRVGSRTALLPRDVQVKPPAARDLVYLAPSPDFCHLDPDNGIPGTAGRRCNGTSRLAPDGCELVCCGPGYRAGRAEVVQRCSCKFSWCCSVRCQQCKNTVTIHTCRV; translated from the exons aTGCCAACTGTCTCCACTGTCAATTTCACGGCACCACTCCTCCTCCTGTTGCTATGGGCTACCCAACCTACCATGGCAACCAACTGGCT CTCCCTAGCGAGGCTGCCTCGCTCCAGGCCTGTGTCTGGTGCTGCCCCCTGTGCACGGCTGAGGGGGCTCACCCCAGGGCAGGTGGGGGTGTGCAGAGCGCGGGGGGAGGTCATGGAGTCTGTACGCAAGGCCACCGAGATGGTCATAGAAGAG TGCCAGCACCAGTTCAGGAATCGCCGCTGGAATTGTTCCACCACCCCGCGTGGGATCAACATATTTGGCAGAGTCATGAACCAAG GCACTCGTGAGGCGGCTTTTGTGCATGCGTTGTCCTCAGCAGCTGTGGCAGTAGCTGTTACCCGAGCCTGCAGCCGTGGGGAGCTAGAGAGGTGTGGCTGTGACAGAAAGGTCAAAGGGGTCAGCCCCGAGG GATTCCAGTGGTCAGGTTGCAGCGACAACCTGTCCTACGGTGTGTCTTTCTCCCAAACATTTGTGGATGAACCGGAACGAGCTAAGGGGCTCTCAGCAGGACGACCACTTATGAACCTCCACAACAATGAGGCCGGTCGGAAG GCCATCCTTCACAACATGCAGGTGGAGTGCAAGTGTCATGGCGTCTCTGGCTCCTGTGAGCTCAGAACCTGCTGGAAGGTCATGCCTCCTTTCAGGCGTGTCGGCAATGTGCTCAAGGAACGCTTCGACGGCGCCACAGAA GTCCGGATGACACGTGTAGGATCCAGGACAGCCCTCCTTCCACGTGATGTTCAGGTCAAACCCCCTGCTGCTAGAGACCTTGTCTACCTTGCACCCTCTCCGGATTTCTGTCATCTGGACCCTGACAATGGCATCCCTGGAACAGCTGGTAGGAGATGCAATG GAACCTCTCGACTGGCACCTGATGGCTGTGAGCTCGTTTGTTGTGGGCCTGGTTACCGAGCAGGTCGGGCTGAGGTGGTGCAGCGGTGCTCCTGCAAGTTTTCCTGGTGCTGCTCAGTCCGCTGCCAGCAGTGCAAGAACACAGTCACTATTCACACATGCAGAGTCTAA